In Pseudomonadota bacterium, the sequence CCGCCGAGCTGCACATCGAGGAGATCGGCGCGGCACGCGCCGTCCGCAAGGTGATCCGCAGGGAGATCGAGATCCGCACGAGTGCCTAAGGTTCCTCCGGTCACGGGATCCGAGCTCATCCAGGCGTTGAAGCGGGTCGGCTTCGAGGTGACCCGGCAGCGCGGCAGCCACGTCCAGATCCGGCGCAACGAGACGGATGGCACGGTGACGACCTTCCCCGTCCCGGTTCACGCCGGCAGAACGCTGAAGCGCGGCACCCTTCACGGTATCCTGCGAAAGGCGGGGATCGATCCCGAAACCCTCGTGGATCTGCTTTGAGGCCCACGTCCGGATCGAGCGACGAGATGATCGCGGCCTAGCCAGGGAAAGTGGCCGCCCGCGGGCTTCTACGAGATGTGATATAGTTCGCGATGGGCAGAGCAGTCGCAGAACACCTCTCGTTGGAGGTCGCCGATGCCGAAACGATCGCCGCGCGGTCGCGGAAGGGGGACTAGATGCACAAGAAAGAGCTTCTGATTCCGGTGGCCGTCATCGCGTTCCTCGCGTTCCTCGGGCTGATCTCGATCGCGATCCTCGTCTTCGGGGATCGGTGGAGGCTGCGCGCGAAGCGCCTCGGCGCGATCTCCGCCCTCGCCGCGGCCGCCGGCCTGTCCTGGGGGTGCACCTCCGCGGAGGAGGACGAGACACCGGGCGGCGACGCGGGGCTCGACGCCGCGACGGACACCGACGCCGACACGGACGTCGATTCCGATTCCGATTCCGATTCGGACACGGATGTCGATTCCGATAGCGACGCGGGCACGGATCCCGACGCCGGGTGCAGCGGCGTCACCTGCTACGAATCCGTGCCGGTCGTCCGGCATGACATTTCCATCCAGGGAGTGCCCCGCCGGGGCGTCGTCGACGTGCCGTCCGGCGCGGGCCGCGTCCTCGAGCTCCTGTCGCGGGCGAGCTACGCTCGCGACGTCTCGTTCCGCGTCGAGGCGGCGTCCGGGGACGAGCTCGCGGCCGGGGACGCCGTGCACGCCGGGGACGTGGCGTCGTCGGCTCGCTTCCTCGTCGCGGTGCCGCCGGGCCTCTCCGCGGGCCGGCACGTGCTGCGCCTGTACGGTACGAGCCTCGCGAACGTCCGCACCTACGCCACCTTCCCCTCGGTGAGCGTTCCTTTGGAGGTCGGCGATGCAGCCGCAGACGCCGACATCGGCTGAGCGCCGCCGCATCCCGGCGGTCCTGTTCGAGGTGTGCGAGCGCTGCAACCTCGACTGCGCGTACTGCTACTCCGTGCACAAGCGCCCAGGCGGTGCCCCTGCGGCCCGCGGATCCTACGGGGCCGCACGGGCGGTCCTCGAGCGCCTGTTCGAAATCGCCGACGTGGGCCGGGTCACGTTCTCCGGCGGCGAGCCGTTCCTCGCCGACGGGTTCGAGGATCACGTCCGCTTCTGCCGGGAGCGGGGCAAGGGCGTGCTCGTGACGAGCAACGGCAACGGCGGCGGCGAGGAGGAGTACGCGCGGCTCGTCGCGCTCGGCGTGGAGACGTTCGTCTTCCCGTTCCACTCCGTCGATCCCGCGGCGCACGACTCGCTGACCGGAGTCCCGGGGAGCCACGCGAAGGCCGCGGCGTCCCTGTCTGCCGTTCGCGCGCTGGGGGGGATCGCCGTGCCCATCGTCGTGCTGACGCGCCTGAATGCGGACAGTCTCGAGCGCACACTCCTCGAACTGAAGGCGCGCGGATTCCGCCGCATCATCGTCAACCGGGTCAACGCGGGCGGCCGCGCCATCTCGGAGGCCGGGCGGCTCGCGCTCGGGGTCGGGGAGCTGCGGGCGGCGTTCGCGGTCGCCGAGGACGTCGCCGAGAAGTGCGGCCTGTGGATCACCTCAAACATCTGCACGCCGCACTGCGTCCTCGATCCGCGGGACTACCCCCGCATCGGCTTCGGGGCGTGCGACGTCGATCTCGAGAACCGGCCGATCACCGTCGACACGGGGCGACGTGAGGTTCTGCAACCACTCTCCTATCGTGATGGGCAACATCTTCAAGGACGAGCTCGGCGCGATCTTCTCGTCAGAGTACGCCCGCCGCTGGCGGGAGACGGTGCCGGAGGAGTGCGCGGGGTGCGGCCGCTTCCGGGAGTGCGTCGGCGGTTGCCGCGCCGCGTCCGAGCAGCTCGGCTTCGACATGAGCCGGGTCGACCCGATCGCCTGGGGGCTCACGGGGGCCGCGGCCGGGGATGCCCCGTCGCTTTCGTAGATTTTCAGGAGGGAGTGTTTGGAAGGCTCCGGTTTGGCTTACTCCCCTACCTCGTACGCGCCGGTGTCGCAGGCGCCCGTGCGGGCGACGCCGCGCTGGTCGGCTTCCGGCGGCGGGCAGTCGACGCCGTGATCCACGGCCGGGCTCGCGGGATCGAGCGCCATCGTCTGCGTGGGGCCGCCGTTGTCCGCGAGCGCCTGGACGAGCGGATCCGCGAACAGCACGCCGGCGGCGCACGGCATATCGTCGCCGCCGCCCGGCTTGACCTGCGGCCACTGCACGTTGCCGCCGCGATCGACGAGCGGCTCGGTGCACGCGAGCGCGCTGTACTCGTTCGGCGTCGTGTTGGCCGCGAAGAGCGTGTTCTTGAGCCCGATCGAGGCGTCGTTGTTGTTGAAGATCGCCGGCGCGTAGTCCGCGTCGTTCCCGTAGAACGTGCTGCTCCGGATCTCCATCGGGCTCGTGCCGCAGAAGATCGCGGCGCCGACCTCGGGGACGACGTTGCCCGCGAAGGTGCAGTTGACGACGAGCGCGGACGATCCCGAGCCGACGAACAGGCCCGCCGCGTGCTGATCCGAGCGGTTCGCCGAGAAGAGCGAGTCGCTCAGGGTGAGCGGCCCGGTCTCGTGGTAGAAGCCGCCGGCGCCGCCGGACGGGCTCCCGTCGAAGTTGTTGCCGACGAACGCGCAGCGATCGACGTGCGAGGTCGAGCCCTCGTAGAAGTACGAGAACACCGCGCTCCCGTGCTGGGTCGCCCGGTTGTCCGTGAACGCCGTCCCGCACAGGAAGAAGTCGCCCGGGTCGTCGTAGCTCATGCCGTCGATGTACAGGGCGCCGCCGTTGCCGAACTGCCCGTCGCCCGAGCCGAGCGCGGCGTTCCCCTCGAACGCGCAGTCGACGACGGTCAGGGTCGAGCCGCGGTTCAGGATCGCGCCGCCGTTCGACGCGCTGTTGCCCACGAACTCGCAGCCCGAGAACACCGCCTCCGAGAGCCCGCCCGCGAACACGGCCCCGCCGCCGAGCTCCCCGACCATGCTCGTGCAACGGTTGTTCTCGAAGCGCACGTCGATCGCGCGCAGCACGCCGTACCACGGGTGGAGGACGCCGGCGCCCGACTCGGCGGCGCGCCCGTCCCGGATGACGAGGTGCTGCAGCGTGAGCTCCGTGTAGTTGTCCAGCTCTATGACGCGCGTCTCCCCGCCGCCGCTCAGCTCGACCAGGCCGCCGCCGTCGATGAGGAGCGCGCCGCCGGCGACGAGGGGCGACGTGAGGGTGATCACGTGCGCGGCGCCGCCGCAGTCGAAGACGACCGTCCCTCCCCCCGGCGTGGTCGTGACGACGTCGAGCGCGTCCCGCAGCGCGGTCTCAGTGCAGCTCGCCGCCGTCCCGTCGCCGACCGACTCGATCGCGCCGAACGCCTCGAGCGCCGCGAGCGCGCCCGGGCACGGCACCACCTCGTCCGGGATCCCGTTGCCGGACCCGCCGTTCGAGCAGGCGAGCGCGAGGAGCGCGGCGCAGGCCAGTGACGTCCGTCCCCATGATCCCATCGAATCCCCCTTTCGCCGCGGCGCGGCGGATCCAGGCTAGCGGAAGCAGAACAGCGCGTTCGCGATCGCGCTCTCGGAGGTCTCCTTCACGGTGACCGTGATCGCCGCGCGGCCCGGCTCCTCGAGGAGGGTCCCCTCGACGACGAGCGTGTCGCCCGGCATGACGACCTTCGCGAACCGCGCCTCGAACGCCTCGAACCGCGCGGGCTCGTTCCCGGCGAGCTCAAGGAGCGCGGCGCGCGCGGCGATGCCGTAGGTGCACAGGCCGTGCAGGATCGGCCGATCGAACCCCGCGGCCTTCGCGACGTCGGGCCTCGAGTGGATCGGGTTGACGTCGCCGCTCAGCCGGTACACGAGCGCCTGATCGCGGCTCGTCGGCACCTCGACGCGGAACGCCGGCGCCTTGCCCGCGGGCGGCTTCGTGCGCAGCAGAGCCGGCGGCCGCTCCCCGCCGAACCCGCCCTCCCCGCGCAGGAGCAGCTGCCACTCGGTGCGCGCGGTCGGCACCCCGTCCACCGCGGTCTCGGTCGCGATGAGGACGAGCGCGCCGATCTTCATGTCCCAGGCGCCGCGGATCGACGCCGTCGTCGCCATCGCGCCCGAGGGCGGGAACGGCCGCAGGAGCTCCGTCCGCTGCCCGCTGTGCAGGAGCGTGACGAGGTTGCAGCCGGTCCCGCGCAGGAG encodes:
- a CDS encoding type II toxin-antitoxin system HicA family toxin, producing MPKVPPVTGSELIQALKRVGFEVTRQRGSHVQIRRNETDGTVTTFPVPVHAGRTLKRGTLHGILRKAGIDPETLVDLL
- a CDS encoding right-handed parallel beta-helix repeat-containing protein, producing MGSWGRTSLACAALLALACSNGGSGNGIPDEVVPCPGALAALEAFGAIESVGDGTAASCTETALRDALDVVTTTPGGGTVVFDCGGAAHVITLTSPLVAGGALLIDGGGLVELSGGGETRVIELDNYTELTLQHLVIRDGRAAESGAGVLHPWYGVLRAIDVRFENNRCTSMVGELGGGAVFAGGLSEAVFSGCEFVGNSASNGGAILNRGSTLTVVDCAFEGNAALGSGDGQFGNGGALYIDGMSYDDPGDFFLCGTAFTDNRATQHGSAVFSYFYEGSTSHVDRCAFVGNNFDGSPSGGAGGFYHETGPLTLSDSLFSANRSDQHAAGLFVGSGSSALVVNCTFAGNVVPEVGAAIFCGTSPMEIRSSTFYGNDADYAPAIFNNNDASIGLKNTLFAANTTPNEYSALACTEPLVDRGGNVQWPQVKPGGGDDMPCAAGVLFADPLVQALADNGGPTQTMALDPASPAVDHGVDCPPPEADQRGVARTGACDTGAYEVGE
- a CDS encoding MaoC family protein, with protein sequence MAFDSHCGGRSVGPFATPYTWRDVALYAIGVGAGTPDLDFVLDDPPPKVLPTFGVIPAFTPVFELLRGTGCNLVTLLHSGQRTELLRPFPPSGAMATTASIRGAWDMKIGALVLIATETAVDGVPTARTEWQLLLRGEGGFGGERPPALLRTKPPAGKAPAFRVEVPTSRDQALVYRLSGDVNPIHSRPDVAKAAGFDRPILHGLCTYGIAARAALLELAGNEPARFEAFEARFAKVVMPGDTLVVEGTLLEEPGRAAITVTVKETSESAIANALFCFR